One window of Siniperca chuatsi isolate FFG_IHB_CAS linkage group LG19, ASM2008510v1, whole genome shotgun sequence genomic DNA carries:
- the kbtbd2 gene encoding kelch repeat and BTB domain-containing protein 2: MSDLSERRPVNTDYAVSLLEQLKFFYEQKLLTDIVLLVEDTEFPCHKMVLATCSSYFRAMFMSGLSESKQTHVHLRNVDPATLQIIITYAYTGNLAISDSTVEPLYETACFLQVEDVLLQCRDYLVKKINAENCVRMLSIGDLFSCSELKQSAKRMVEHKFPVVYRQEAFLQLSHELLIDVLSSDNLNVEKEETVREAAMLWLEYNMEARSQHLSSVLSQIRIDALSEVTQRAWFQGLPPNDKSVVVQGLYKSMPKFFKPRLGMTKEEMLIFMEAMSETQGDGYVMSGSLPTTVVCYSPQAEKVYKLSNPPGDLQKVGTLVTPDNDVFIAGGQIPLKNSITNHGKSGKLQAVFRSVDSFFWFDAQQNAWVPKTPMMCARIKPSLVFCEGYIYAIGGDNVGGELNKRTVERYDCEKDEWSMMSPLPFAWNWSTSVVAHDCIYVMTHDLMYCYFPRADTWVEMAMRKTSRCFASAAAFGDLIFYIGGLHVVSNSGIRMPTSTIDGSSVTVEIYDVNKNEWRLAANIPAKRYSDPCVRAVVLLNSLCIFMRETHMNERAKYAIYQYDMELDRWYLRQPVSERVLWDLGKDFRCAVGKLYPSCLEESPWKPPTYLFSPDGAEEFEVDGELVTLPYSS; this comes from the exons GGCAATGTTCATGAGTGGCCTCAGTGAGAGCAAACAGACCCACGTCCACCTGAGGAATGTGGACCCTGCCACCCTGCAGATCATCATCACCTACGCCTACACGGGCAACCTGGCCATAAGCGACAGCACCGTGGAGCCGCTCTATGAGACCGCCTGCTTCCTCCAG GTGGAGGATGTCTTGCTGCAGTGCAGAGACTATCTGGTGAAGAAGATAAATGCTGAGAACTGTGTCCGCATGCTGAGCATCGGCGACCTGTTCAGTTGCAGTGAGCTAAAGCAGAGCGCTAAGCGCATGGTGGAGCACAAGTTCCCCGTGGTCTACAGGCAGGAGGCCTTCCTTCAGCTCTCCCACGAGCTGTTGATAGACGTCCTGAGTAGCGACAACCTCAatgtggagaaggaggagacGGTGCGCGAGGCGGCCATGCTGTGGTTGGAGTATAACATGGAGGCACGCTCGCAGCACCTGTCCTCTGTGCTCAGTCAGATCCGCATCGACGCACTGTCTGAGGTGACGCAGCGCGCCTGGTTCCAAGGTCTGCCACCCAACGACAAGTCTGTGGTGGTGCAGGGCCTCTACAAGTCCATGCCCAAGTTCTTCAAACCTCGGTTAGGCATGACCAAGGAAGAGATGCTGATCTTCATGGAGGCCATGTCAGAAACGCAGGGCGATGGATATGTAATGTCTGGATCCTTGCCTACTACGGTAGTGTGTTACAGCCCACAGGCAGAGAAAGTTTACAAACTCAGCAACCCCCCAGGAGACCTGCAGAAGGTGGGGACCCTCGTTACACCAGACAACGATGTGTTCATTGCCGGTGGACAGATCCCTCTCAAAAACTCTATCACCAACCACGGCAAGAGTGGCAAGTTACAGGCGGTCTTCCGCTCGGTCGATAGCTTCTTCTGGTTTGATGCCCAGCAGAACGCCTGGGTACCCAAAACCCCCATGATGTGTGCCCGAATCAAACCCTCGCTGGTGTTCTGCGAGGGCTACATCTATGCAATCGGGGGAGATAATGTTGGAGGAGAGCTGAACAAGCGCACGGTGGAGCGCTACGACTGCGAGAAGGACGAGTGGAGCATGATGAGCCCCCTGCCCTTCGCCTGGAACTGGAGCACGTCTGTGGTGGCGCACGACTGCATCTACGTGATGACCCACGACCTGATGTACTGCTACTTCCCCCGAGCGGACACCTGGGTGGAGATGGCCATGCGCAAAACCAGCCGCTGTTTCGCCTCTGCAGCTGCCTTTGGTGACCTCATTTTCTACATCGGCGGCCTCCACGTGGTCAGCAACTCTGGCATCCGCATGCCCACGAGCACCATCGACGGCTCCTCTGTCACCGTGGAGATCTATGATGTTAACAAGAACGAGTGGCGCCTGGCCGCCAACATCCCTGCCAAGCGCTACTCGGACCCATGCGTGCGGGCAGTGGTGCTGCTCAACTCACTGTGCATTTTCATGCGTGAAACGCACATGAACGAGCGCGCCAAGTACGCTATCTATCAGTACGACATGGAGCTGGACCGCTGGTACCTGCGGCAGCCCGTGTCCGAACGCGTGCTTTGGGATCTGGGCAAGGACTTCCGCTGTGCGGTGGGGAAGCTGTACCCCTCCTGCCTGGAGGAGTCCCCCTGGAAACCCCCAACCTACCTCTTCTCCCCCGACGGAGCCGAGGAGTTTGAGGTGGACGGGGAGCTGGTGACCCTCCCGTATAGCTCTTAA